The window atattttatcctcAGGGTGTTAGGTGGCCTAAGGTAAGCAAAGATTGAAGGCCCAAAGAATAAGATGACCACTGTGATATAAGACCCACAGGTAGACAGGGTTTTGTGAATTCCCTCAGCGGAGTAATTTCTTAAACTGAATAATATAATAACATCAGAAACAAATAAGACTACAAAGGTTACTAAGGCAGCCAGACCTGAATTGACGACCACAAGGATACCTGTGATACAGGTGTCAGTGCAGGCGACTTTCAGCAGCTGGAAAATGCCACAGAAATAGTGATCAAGCACATTTGGACCACAGAAGGGCAACCGGATTGCCATAGACAATTGAGGAAAGGAATGGACAGCCCCTCCAGCCCAAGCAGCTAGGACTAGGAGATTGCATCTCGCCCTGCTCATGACAATCATGTAATGCAGAGGTCTGCAGATGGCAACATAGGGATCGAACGCCATGGCAGTAAGAATGAAAATCTCAGTACCTCCAAAGGAGTGCATAGCATAGACTTGTAACATGCAGTTACTGTAAAAGATGGTTTTTCTTCCCACAAGAAGGTCCCTGATCAGTTTGGGTGTAACAGTAGCGATGGAGCAGATGTCCATACAGGATAAATGGGTGAGGAAATAGTACATGGTTTGGTGTAGAAGGGAGCTGCAGTGAATGGAGACAAGGATCACGAAGTTTCCTACCAAAATGGAAACATAACAGAATAAAAAGAGCACAAAGCAAAATATCTGTATGTCCTGGTCATAAGAAAGTCCTAAGAGAATGAATTCTGAGATGTTACTGTGACTTTCCATGTATTTCACTTTGTTCATATTTTGCACAAATGAGTTGAATgtctgaaagggaaaaaacaaatgtGAATTTGAATTAAAACTTTACAGCATGATcacaataatataaaatttaccatAATAATTGACAGACACacatagaatgttaatattaGTTATTCTTTATTTATGGAATTATGTTGCTTCTTTTTATCATGtctcattttacaaaaatattctggaataatCTTATAATgagaataattttatattttatataatttgacAGATAGAGTTTAAAGTTTGAGTCTTAGTTCAGTCATCAAGAATAAAACTGTTCTGCAtatttgaaatgtattattttccttcttccagcATGAACTATAaaatacaaatgtttaaataaccCAGTTTACATTGGTAAACTTTAATTTGGTAAAGCTACCAAGAAAATTATTATCAGGCATACAGTATTTAGCAGTTAACTATAACTAATTAATATTGAATAATTAAGGAATGGTTCATTGacatatcttttatttattatgaCCGATATCAATTGCTTGTTAATGAAATGATACATTGCTAATTGTCGAATGCActtatttacttaaaataaattgatGTAAAGATAACTGTTATAAATTACATTGTTGAAGTACTTGAATAAATCACTCAATTAATCCAAATACAATAAAATCTAGTAAAAATGAGTCAGATTCCAGGACCCTCAGGGATTTTTCAGAATCTATATGTTATGCACTGTGGATACCAGAGGACAGATCTCTTCACTTTCACTGGGTTCAGTGCTGTGTCTTCTGCACGGGAGAGGGTGTCCTGGGGTGCAGCTCTGGAGGAACTGCTGGGAACCCTCACCTAGCAGAAATGATCTTGGAATTCTACACATTATTGGACAGTTTTCCTGAATATTTATGTAAAGCTGTAACAGGCAGCCAATTTAAAGTAGAATTCTCAGGTTCtaaatcattttgaaataattgtactTCATTTCCAAAATGCACATTCCTTAGGCCAAAATTCTTGCTTGTTCAATAGATCATGATGAGTGTTTAATCCACAATAACTCCTAAAATCTCATCCTGCAATCTGAGAGAGCTGATTAAGGTCACTGCTGTAAGCAGAGGTTAAGGGGAAATGTGAGCAGTCTCAGGTAAGAACAGTAGTTGtcattaaaatgtacaataatTTTGACCATATAATAAGAGAGCAAATTGCCTAGTAAAGAATTGAAGACATGAGTGAAGAAAGGAACAACATATTAAAGAACCTCTGTATGACGGGTTAAAGCAGTGGCAACAAAGACAGAAGTAGAAAGGtagagaaatgtaaaataaactgAGAAGCAGTGAACACTGAACTCATTGTTTAATCTCCTTAAACCTCACTTTCCTTAATTACACAATTAAGAAATGATTACATAATTCAGATATATAAGGAATAAGTGAAGTAAAATGAAATACCTTACTGACATATGTGGTTCATGTCacaagtctctttttttttttactttttttcctttgatcaAGCAGTTTAGCAACTACTGAGATTCTcctataaatatatacaattccAATCAGGAAATATT is drawn from Tamandua tetradactyla isolate mTamTet1 chromosome 5, mTamTet1.pri, whole genome shotgun sequence and contains these coding sequences:
- the LOC143683420 gene encoding LOW QUALITY PROTEIN: olfactory receptor 4P4-like (The sequence of the model RefSeq protein was modified relative to this genomic sequence to represent the inferred CDS: inserted 1 base in 1 codon), with the protein product MESHSNISEFILLGLSYDQDIQIFCFVLFLFCYVSILVGNFVILVSIHCSSLLHQTMYYFLTHLSCMDICSIATVTPKLIRDLLVGRKTIFYSNCMLQVYAMHSFGGTEIFILTAMAFDPYVAICRPLHYMIVMSRARCNLLVLAAWAGGAVHSFPQLSMAIRLPFCGPNVLDHYFCGIFQLLKVACTDTCITGILVVVNSGLAALVTFVVLFVSDVIILFSLRNYSAEGIHKTLSTCGSYITVVILFFGPSIFAYLRPPNTXEDKIFALFYAIIAHMFNLLIYTLRNIEMKSAMRKVWCQVLYSKEAHN